A single region of the Methanothermobacter sp. K4 genome encodes:
- a CDS encoding ATPase translates to MDADELALIIREVRAEIGHEDMEVHIAEVIFNRERDELLIVAPDRSDKSIIIGKGGWVVGRLREKLGIGSVHVESEIDLLMRRERVKFALERLDELKGSFRKLSLLEKPLRKRLEYPVGLEFLTEESNESSDVIEEPGAAVALSGGTDSSFSLIASFNLGLKPVAFTADPGTIVLPGHVRRAVDELTASLGVRHEYISMDFSEIQMNALEGKFHPCGRCSSLIEEAIMEKIKNEGIDTVIFGDLLSTGYGSLQVTDDILRVNLPALFAASKQELKSAVSSYGVRAPSGFGCPLLGEVHRRYHHMRRYSIQRILRETRAGVLEPGEALELIWSICGSRRTN, encoded by the coding sequence ATGGATGCAGATGAGCTTGCTCTTATAATCAGGGAAGTCAGGGCCGAGATAGGCCATGAGGATATGGAGGTACATATAGCTGAGGTCATATTCAACAGGGAGAGAGATGAGCTCCTCATAGTTGCTCCGGACCGCTCAGATAAGTCCATCATAATAGGTAAGGGAGGGTGGGTCGTGGGTAGGTTACGGGAGAAACTGGGTATCGGCAGTGTACATGTTGAATCAGAGATCGACCTCCTCATGAGGAGAGAGAGGGTTAAGTTTGCACTTGAAAGGCTCGATGAACTTAAGGGATCCTTCAGGAAACTTTCATTACTTGAAAAACCTCTCAGAAAGCGCCTTGAATACCCGGTGGGACTTGAATTCCTCACAGAAGAGAGTAATGAGTCATCAGATGTTATTGAAGAGCCCGGAGCTGCTGTGGCACTATCAGGAGGTACTGATAGTTCATTTTCACTCATAGCATCCTTTAACCTTGGTTTAAAACCTGTGGCATTCACTGCTGACCCCGGCACCATCGTACTGCCAGGACACGTCAGGAGGGCTGTGGATGAACTCACAGCTTCCCTAGGGGTGAGGCACGAGTACATCAGCATGGATTTCAGTGAAATTCAGATGAATGCCCTTGAGGGGAAGTTCCACCCATGTGGCAGGTGCTCATCACTGATTGAGGAAGCCATCATGGAGAAAATAAAAAATGAGGGAATTGATACCGTCATATTCGGTGATCTCCTCTCCACAGGATACGGCTCCCTCCAGGTGACCGATGATATCCTCCGGGTTAATCTACCGGCACTCTTTGCAGCCTCAAAGCAGGAGCTGAAGTCCGCTGTATCATCTTATGGTGTCAGGGCTCCCTCAGGATTCGGTTGTCCCCTCCTGGGGGAGGTTCACCGCAGGTATCATCACATGAGGCGCTACTCAATTCAGAGGATCCTCAGGGAGACCCGTGCAGGTGTTCTTGAACCTGGAGAGGCACTGGAACTCATATGGAGTATCTGCGGCTCCCGGAGAACTAACTGA
- a CDS encoding YbhB/YbcL family Raf kinase inhibitor-like protein, which yields MNLKTHAFNDGGRIPSRYTCDGENISPPLSWDGVPEEARSLALICDDPDAPSKVWTHWVIFNIPPGSGGLDENVPSMGRLPDGSVQGYNDSGTIGYRGPCPPSGVHRYFFRLYALDTMLDLGAGASKEDVLQAMEGHILAEAGIVGLYRRE from the coding sequence ATGAACCTCAAGACCCATGCATTCAATGATGGTGGAAGAATACCCTCAAGGTACACGTGTGATGGTGAAAACATATCGCCACCCCTCTCCTGGGATGGCGTCCCTGAGGAGGCCCGATCCCTTGCACTCATATGCGACGACCCTGATGCACCCTCAAAGGTGTGGACCCACTGGGTTATATTCAACATACCCCCAGGCTCAGGGGGCCTTGATGAGAATGTCCCATCCATGGGAAGGCTGCCTGATGGGTCAGTCCAGGGCTACAACGACTCTGGAACAATAGGCTACAGGGGCCCCTGCCCTCCATCAGGTGTTCACAGGTACTTCTTCAGGCTCTATGCCCTCGACACCATGCTTGACCTTGGAGCCGGTGCAAGCAAGGAGGACGTCCTCCAAGCCATGGAGGGTCATATCCTGGCTGAGGCAGGAATAGTGGGCCTCTATAGGAGAGAATAG
- a CDS encoding UbiA family prenyltransferase, which translates to MQTKNRSGEDEIMLSTLLRSTRMSWCAKNIHMYLLALTYASDADPIRFISGLFTVTLLWGALYSLNDFTDIETDRNDRMKRGRPFIENHVEPREVLLFIGVLLVVSTAAAYIIHPVFCLILLLMVLNQFIYTLPPLRLKDTPLAPLASTATNTVLRLASAAVLLGGVLTVPVPVYALMYLAGMGTYLMYKEKKVPTTMVSVLFCVLLAWSYTGGYISMLQILLVIVPPFIATVPLYLSNFTERERMVEVADLIYHRVLVAFYLVCIAVLLVV; encoded by the coding sequence TTGCAGACCAAGAACCGTTCTGGAGAAGATGAGATCATGCTGAGTACACTCCTGCGTTCAACGAGAATGAGCTGGTGTGCCAAGAACATCCACATGTACCTTCTGGCACTCACCTATGCCTCAGATGCGGACCCCATCAGATTCATTTCAGGACTTTTCACTGTGACTCTCCTCTGGGGGGCTCTATATTCACTTAACGACTTCACTGACATTGAAACTGACAGGAACGACCGCATGAAAAGGGGAAGACCCTTCATAGAGAACCATGTTGAGCCAAGGGAGGTCCTGCTTTTTATAGGCGTCCTTCTCGTGGTGTCCACTGCAGCTGCATATATCATACATCCGGTATTCTGCCTGATACTCCTTCTCATGGTCCTCAACCAGTTCATCTACACACTGCCACCCCTCAGACTGAAGGACACCCCACTGGCACCACTTGCAAGTACTGCAACAAATACGGTTCTGAGGCTGGCATCCGCCGCTGTTCTCCTTGGGGGTGTTCTCACTGTACCTGTCCCGGTCTACGCTTTAATGTACCTTGCAGGTATGGGGACATACCTGATGTACAAGGAGAAAAAGGTCCCGACAACCATGGTTTCTGTTCTGTTCTGTGTTCTCCTTGCCTGGAGCTACACTGGAGGTTACATCAGCATGCTGCAGATCCTCCTTGTGATAGTTCCACCCTTCATAGCCACTGTACCGCTTTACCTATCCAACTTCACGGAAAGGGAGCGTATGGTGGAGGTGGCTGATCTGATTTACCACAGGGTTCTTGTGGCATTCTACCTGGTATGCATAGCGGTGCTTCTAGTGGTTTAA
- a CDS encoding ATP-binding protein yields MDYKVNSVSDNRVFVETESYRRLLEALEVMREYRGNILHVVGAPGTGKSANLYRGIQEAGLDVYEVPCNLESADVSADYVFRRLLDEMKEELGAYTREDLYRKLAGFDAVVFADRFHDSHDFSEFMGFSQWTATAGSETLKFYIRCIHEYIRNRREFRKMNIIFQTAWRFYFRGKKLDIFTDIPIISSALFNFLRIPFTAVRIDYTITETLNIIKAHSGADEEEIRRYIELYGCRPRTVLEKMRSC; encoded by the coding sequence ATGGACTACAAGGTGAACTCGGTATCTGATAACAGGGTCTTCGTTGAGACGGAGTCCTACAGAAGGCTTCTTGAAGCCCTTGAGGTTATGAGGGAGTACCGTGGCAACATATTACATGTTGTGGGCGCCCCGGGTACGGGTAAATCAGCCAACCTTTACAGGGGTATTCAGGAGGCTGGACTTGATGTATATGAAGTGCCATGTAACCTTGAGTCAGCGGATGTCAGCGCAGATTATGTCTTCAGGCGCCTTTTAGATGAGATGAAGGAGGAGCTGGGTGCATATACGAGGGAGGATCTTTACAGGAAACTTGCCGGATTTGATGCTGTGGTCTTTGCTGACAGGTTCCATGACAGCCACGATTTCTCAGAATTCATGGGGTTCAGTCAGTGGACAGCCACGGCAGGGTCTGAAACACTGAAGTTCTACATCAGATGCATTCATGAGTACATCAGAAACAGGAGGGAATTCAGGAAAATGAACATAATCTTTCAGACGGCCTGGAGGTTCTACTTCAGGGGTAAAAAGCTGGACATCTTCACCGACATACCCATCATCTCATCGGCACTCTTCAACTTCCTCAGGATCCCCTTTACAGCCGTAAGGATAGATTACACCATAACTGAAACCTTAAATATAATAAAGGCCCATTCAGGTGCTGATGAGGAAGAGATAAGGCGTTACATAGAGTTATATGGTTGCAGACCAAGAACCGTTCTGGAGAAGATGAGATCATGCTGA